Proteins found in one Actinokineospora alba genomic segment:
- a CDS encoding DUF3263 domain-containing protein, which produces MNAAEASAFSDPRPTRAKASSGLSERDHTILAFERQWWKCAGSKEQAIRELFEMSSTRYYQVLNELIEKTEALAVDPMLVKRLRRMRSTRHSARSVRRLGLESR; this is translated from the coding sequence ATGAACGCCGCTGAGGCATCGGCCTTTTCGGACCCGCGACCCACGCGGGCGAAAGCGTCCAGCGGGCTCAGTGAGCGAGATCACACGATCTTGGCTTTCGAGCGACAGTGGTGGAAGTGCGCGGGCTCCAAGGAGCAGGCGATCCGCGAGCTGTTCGAGATGTCGAGCACCAGGTACTACCAGGTTCTCAACGAACTGATCGAAAAGACCGAAGCCTTGGCCGTCGACCCGATGCTGGTGAAGCGACTGCGCCGGATGCGGTCGACCAGGCACAGCGCGCGGTCCGTGCGGAGGCTGGGATTGGAATCGCGATGA
- a CDS encoding SSI family serine proteinase inhibitor: protein MRKVLIVAFAAATAVATAQPASATPTSASLVLTYQHEGDPMRVGTLRCGPAGGHHRSPETACAQLAAVTGDFSALLVHQDRACPLYVDPVRVTATGTWDGRRVSYDETFGNACQLYVETGAVFDI, encoded by the coding sequence TTGCGCAAGGTCCTTATCGTCGCTTTCGCCGCCGCGACCGCGGTGGCGACGGCCCAGCCTGCTTCGGCGACGCCCACGAGCGCGTCGCTCGTCCTCACCTACCAGCACGAGGGCGACCCCATGCGGGTCGGGACGCTGCGTTGCGGCCCGGCAGGCGGACACCACCGCAGCCCGGAGACCGCCTGCGCGCAGCTCGCCGCGGTGACGGGCGACTTCAGCGCGCTGCTTGTGCACCAAGACCGCGCGTGCCCGCTGTACGTCGACCCGGTGCGCGTGACCGCGACCGGGACCTGGGACGGCCGCCGCGTCTCCTACGACGAGACGTTCGGCAACGCGTGCCAGCTCTACGTCGAGACCGGCGCTGTCTTCGACATCTGA
- a CDS encoding LysE family translocator — MTWSGFLAFLIASFLLAMVPGVGTAMLLRQAIRGGRRGALATMAGMEVGVAVWAVAAGLGLSVLLVASEIAYQGLRIVGVGVLVWFGIKALFGRHEHTETEVTGGSGFRAGLLVNLANPKLAVFAISFLPQFVTPDAPSWVLLALAGLWVVIDTVWYLLVIAMLTRVMGWLRRAEVRTRLERFSGAVLIALGIRLALEA; from the coding sequence GTGACCTGGTCCGGCTTTCTCGCCTTTCTGATCGCCTCGTTCCTGCTCGCCATGGTGCCCGGGGTCGGCACCGCGATGCTGCTGCGACAGGCGATCCGCGGCGGCCGCCGCGGCGCGCTGGCGACCATGGCGGGTATGGAGGTCGGCGTCGCCGTGTGGGCCGTCGCGGCCGGGCTCGGGTTGTCGGTGCTGCTGGTGGCTTCCGAGATCGCCTACCAAGGGCTGCGGATCGTCGGCGTCGGCGTGCTGGTCTGGTTCGGCATCAAGGCGTTGTTCGGCAGGCACGAGCACACCGAGACCGAGGTGACTGGCGGCTCCGGCTTCCGCGCGGGCCTGCTGGTCAACCTGGCGAACCCGAAGCTCGCCGTGTTCGCCATCTCGTTCCTGCCCCAGTTCGTCACGCCCGACGCGCCGAGCTGGGTGCTGCTCGCGCTCGCCGGGCTGTGGGTGGTGATCGACACCGTCTGGTACCTGCTGGTGATCGCCATGCTCACCCGCGTGATGGGGTGGCTGCGGCGCGCCGAGGTGCGGACGCGGCTGGAGCGGTTCTCCGGCGCCGTGCTGATCGCGCTCGGTATCCGACTGGCGCTGGAGGCCTAG
- a CDS encoding peptide deformylase produces the protein MTVHPIRIVGDPVLHAPTTPIDRFDDELKTLVADMFETMEAANGVGLAANQIGVAQRVFVYDCPDDEGVRHRGTVVNPVLTTSEIPDGMPDPDDDYEGCLSVPGESFPTGRATWAKVTGQDVDGSPIEVEGTGFFARCLQHETDHLDGFLYLNRLVGRNQREAKRMVKANKWGVPGLSWDPSTTEDPFADD, from the coding sequence ATGACAGTTCACCCGATCCGGATCGTCGGCGACCCCGTCCTGCACGCTCCGACCACGCCGATCGACCGGTTCGACGACGAACTCAAGACTCTGGTCGCCGACATGTTCGAGACGATGGAGGCGGCGAACGGCGTAGGCCTGGCCGCCAATCAGATCGGCGTCGCCCAGCGCGTGTTCGTCTACGACTGCCCGGACGACGAGGGCGTGCGGCACCGCGGCACGGTGGTCAACCCCGTGCTGACGACGTCGGAGATCCCCGACGGCATGCCCGACCCGGACGACGACTACGAGGGCTGCCTGTCGGTCCCCGGCGAGTCCTTCCCCACCGGCCGCGCCACGTGGGCGAAGGTCACCGGCCAGGACGTCGACGGCTCGCCCATCGAGGTCGAGGGCACCGGCTTCTTCGCGCGCTGCCTGCAGCACGAGACCGACCACCTCGACGGCTTCCTCTACCTGAACCGCCTCGTCGGCCGAAACCAGCGCGAGGCCAAGCGGATGGTGAAGGCGAACAAGTGGGGCGTCCCCGGCCTGTCCTGGGACCCGTCCACCACCGAAGACCCCTTCGCCGACGACTGA
- a CDS encoding LytR C-terminal domain-containing protein, giving the protein MTTDPSAARPGKIAGLVLIGVAAVSTVLGVVTLLGGNGDSEAGQQPQSSAPAASQPSVAPPSTSGSSPGSSSAAPTTTTTTPPVSTTAAPTSTAPGPGQGPGQPGTPSTKDQPVRIYNNSTIADLASRAQNDLKGHGWNVVETGNYSQGIIPTTTVYFVPGTAEEAAARALAAEFGIRAEPRFEGIKDSRPGLILIVTKDYRGAAGKE; this is encoded by the coding sequence ATGACCACAGACCCGTCCGCAGCGCGTCCGGGCAAGATCGCCGGTCTCGTCCTGATCGGTGTCGCCGCCGTGTCCACCGTTCTCGGTGTCGTCACACTCCTCGGCGGCAACGGCGACAGCGAGGCAGGCCAACAGCCGCAGAGTTCGGCGCCCGCCGCGTCGCAACCCTCCGTCGCGCCGCCGTCGACCTCCGGCTCGTCCCCGGGCTCGTCCTCCGCCGCGCCGACGACCACGACGACCACTCCACCCGTCTCGACGACGGCCGCGCCCACGAGCACCGCGCCGGGGCCGGGCCAAGGGCCGGGTCAGCCGGGTACGCCGTCCACAAAGGACCAACCGGTTCGGATCTACAACAACAGCACGATCGCCGACCTGGCCTCCCGCGCGCAAAACGATCTCAAGGGCCACGGCTGGAACGTCGTCGAGACCGGGAACTACTCGCAGGGGATCATCCCGACGACGACGGTGTACTTCGTTCCCGGCACGGCAGAGGAAGCCGCCGCGCGGGCGCTGGCCGCGGAGTTCGGCATTCGCGCCGAGCCACGTTTCGAGGGCATCAAGGATTCGCGTCCTGGTCTTATCCTGATCGTCACCAAAGATTATCGTGGCGCGGCGGGCAAGGAATAA
- the thiD gene encoding bifunctional hydroxymethylpyrimidine kinase/phosphomethylpyrimidine kinase has product MITPPRTLTIAGSDSGGGAGIQADLRTFFACGVHGMTAITAVTVQNSLGVTGVHTIPPEVVAAQIEAVAADIGVQAAKTGMLATAEIISAVAAACDRVHIGRSGIPLVIDPVAASMHGNPLLAGEALDAIRTELFPRASLITPNLDEVRLLTGLDVRTREQQRDAAKALADFGPRWVLVKGGHMYDDAECLDLLYDGTDFIELIGPRYDVKHTHGSGDTLASSITAALAKGNDMVSAVKAGKDFITRSVRAAYPLGSGVGPVSPLWRLPDAGDFLTP; this is encoded by the coding sequence GTGATCACCCCGCCTCGCACGCTGACCATCGCCGGATCGGATTCCGGCGGTGGCGCGGGCATCCAGGCCGACCTGCGGACGTTCTTCGCCTGCGGGGTCCACGGGATGACCGCGATCACGGCGGTGACGGTGCAGAACTCCCTTGGCGTCACGGGAGTCCACACCATCCCGCCGGAGGTGGTGGCCGCGCAGATCGAGGCGGTCGCCGCCGACATCGGCGTGCAGGCGGCGAAGACGGGCATGCTGGCCACCGCGGAGATCATCTCCGCGGTGGCCGCCGCCTGCGACCGAGTCCACATCGGACGGTCCGGCATCCCGCTGGTGATCGACCCGGTCGCCGCGTCCATGCACGGAAACCCTCTGCTGGCCGGGGAAGCGCTCGACGCGATCCGCACCGAGCTGTTCCCCCGGGCCAGCCTGATCACGCCCAACCTCGACGAGGTGCGACTGCTGACCGGCCTCGACGTCCGCACCCGCGAGCAGCAACGCGACGCGGCGAAGGCGTTGGCGGACTTCGGCCCGCGGTGGGTGCTGGTCAAGGGCGGGCACATGTACGACGACGCCGAGTGCCTGGACCTGCTCTACGACGGCACGGACTTCATCGAGCTGATCGGCCCGCGCTACGACGTCAAGCACACGCACGGCAGCGGCGACACGCTGGCGTCGTCGATCACCGCGGCGCTCGCCAAGGGCAACGACATGGTGAGCGCGGTCAAGGCGGGCAAGGACTTCATCACCCGGTCGGTGCGGGCGGCGTACCCGCTCGGCAGCGGTGTCGGGCCCGTCTCGCCGCTCTGGCGGCTTCCCGACGCCGGTGATTTCCTGACGCCTTAG
- a CDS encoding DUF2332 domain-containing protein, with product MGKARTLAEVYRHFGEVDAADTLYERVAVAISESDAALRAIEAAPARKRHPTVILAALHDLALAGRAPALAAAYAAGEAAAAIDTLLGMTDSVVAIAARRQPRTDETGRCAVLYPAIAEAARRAGANAVGLIDVGCSAGLNLNVDRVGLTYGNGQSLGDPSSPVRLSASIVGDRPLPTRAMPEVVARVGVDVDPVDVTDTDEARWLRACVWPDQRERAARLEAEIALAASAPPLLLRGDAVEVLPDAIAQVPADALPVVITTWALSKFPLESRLRFLHRLDEAATNRPVAWVSAEGVGVAPAIPTFGDRRASGHSIIGLAVFDHSTLRAEAIGRCWSRGNLLAWLADP from the coding sequence GTGGGCAAGGCCCGCACGCTCGCCGAGGTGTACCGGCACTTCGGCGAGGTCGACGCCGCCGACACGCTGTATGAACGTGTCGCCGTCGCCATCAGTGAGTCCGACGCGGCGCTGCGCGCCATCGAGGCGGCGCCCGCGCGCAAGCGGCACCCCACGGTGATCCTCGCCGCGCTGCACGATCTCGCCCTCGCCGGACGCGCACCCGCGCTCGCCGCGGCCTACGCCGCAGGGGAAGCCGCCGCTGCGATCGACACGCTGCTCGGCATGACCGACTCGGTCGTCGCCATCGCCGCCCGCAGACAGCCGCGCACCGACGAGACCGGACGCTGCGCCGTGCTGTACCCGGCCATCGCCGAGGCGGCGCGCCGAGCGGGCGCGAATGCGGTGGGCCTGATCGACGTGGGCTGCTCGGCGGGCCTCAACCTCAACGTCGACCGCGTCGGCCTCACCTACGGCAACGGCCAGTCCCTGGGCGACCCGTCCTCGCCCGTCCGGCTGTCGGCTTCCATCGTGGGAGACCGGCCCCTCCCGACGCGGGCGATGCCCGAGGTCGTAGCGCGCGTCGGTGTCGACGTCGATCCGGTCGACGTGACCGACACCGATGAAGCCCGGTGGCTGCGCGCCTGTGTGTGGCCGGATCAGCGGGAGCGGGCCGCGAGGCTCGAAGCGGAGATCGCGTTGGCGGCGTCGGCCCCTCCGCTGCTGCTGCGAGGCGACGCCGTCGAGGTGCTGCCCGACGCCATCGCCCAGGTGCCCGCGGACGCCCTGCCTGTGGTGATCACGACGTGGGCGTTGTCGAAGTTCCCACTGGAGAGCCGCCTGCGCTTCCTGCACCGCCTCGACGAAGCGGCGACAAACCGGCCGGTGGCCTGGGTGTCCGCGGAAGGAGTCGGCGTCGCGCCCGCGATACCGACCTTCGGCGATCGCCGCGCCTCCGGCCACAGCATCATCGGCCTGGCGGTGTTCGACCATTCGACCCTGCGCGCCGAGGCCATCGGCCGCTGCTGGTCGAGGGGCAACCTGCTGGCGTGGCTGGCCGACCCCTAG
- the thiC gene encoding phosphomethylpyrimidine synthase ThiC: protein MTALDDRSVRPAVTTGPIIGSHKAYRDVGDGLRIPIRRVDLTNGEQVDLYDTSGPYTDDNATIDVHNGLEKLRESWIAEREPVNGAVTQLAYAKAGIITKEMRFCAEREGVTPEFVRDEVAIGRAVIPVNRKHPESEPAIIGKKFLVKINANIGNSAVSSSIEDEVDKMVWAARWGADTIMDLSTGKRIHETREWIMRNSPVPIGTVPIYQALEKVDSDPSKLTWEIYRDTVIEQCEQGVDYMTVHAGVLLRYVPLTAKRVTGIVSRGGSIMAAWCLAHHKESFLYTHFEELCDILREYDVTFSLGDGLRPGSIADANDEAQFAELRTLGELTHIARAKDVQVMIEGPGHVPMHKIAENVRLEEELCGEAPFYTLGPLATDIAPGYDHITSAIGAAQIGWLGTAMLCYVTPKEHLGLPNRDDVKVGVITYKIAAHAADLAKGHPRAQERDDALSKARFEFRWQDQFNLSLDPDTARSFHDETLPAEPAKTAHFCSMCGPKFCSMKITQDVRKYAEEHGLSSVEAIEAGMAEMSNEFVDHGKQVYLPVVDTK from the coding sequence TTGACCGCTCTTGACGACCGTTCCGTGCGGCCCGCCGTGACCACCGGCCCGATCATCGGGTCGCACAAGGCCTACCGGGACGTGGGCGATGGCCTGCGCATTCCGATCCGACGCGTGGACCTCACCAACGGTGAGCAAGTGGATCTGTACGACACCTCCGGCCCGTACACCGACGACAACGCCACCATTGATGTCCACAATGGACTGGAGAAGCTGCGGGAGAGCTGGATCGCCGAGCGCGAGCCGGTGAACGGCGCGGTGACCCAGTTGGCCTACGCCAAGGCCGGGATCATCACCAAGGAGATGCGGTTCTGCGCCGAACGTGAGGGCGTGACCCCCGAGTTCGTGCGCGACGAGGTGGCGATCGGCCGCGCGGTCATCCCGGTCAACCGCAAGCACCCCGAGTCCGAGCCCGCGATCATCGGCAAAAAGTTCCTGGTCAAGATCAACGCGAACATCGGCAACTCCGCGGTGTCGTCGTCGATCGAGGACGAGGTCGACAAGATGGTGTGGGCCGCCCGCTGGGGCGCCGACACGATCATGGACCTGTCCACCGGAAAGCGGATCCACGAGACCCGCGAGTGGATCATGCGCAACTCGCCGGTGCCGATCGGCACCGTGCCGATCTACCAGGCACTGGAGAAGGTCGACAGCGACCCGTCCAAGCTCACGTGGGAAATCTACCGCGACACGGTGATCGAGCAGTGCGAGCAGGGCGTCGACTACATGACCGTGCACGCGGGCGTGCTGCTGCGCTACGTGCCGCTGACGGCCAAGCGGGTCACCGGCATCGTCTCGCGCGGCGGGTCGATCATGGCCGCGTGGTGCCTGGCGCACCACAAGGAGAGCTTCCTTTACACGCACTTCGAGGAACTCTGCGACATCCTGCGCGAGTACGACGTCACCTTCTCCCTCGGTGACGGCCTGCGCCCCGGCTCGATCGCCGACGCCAACGACGAGGCGCAGTTCGCCGAGCTGCGCACGCTGGGCGAGCTGACGCACATCGCGCGCGCCAAGGACGTCCAGGTGATGATCGAGGGCCCCGGCCACGTGCCGATGCACAAGATCGCCGAGAACGTCCGCCTCGAGGAGGAACTCTGCGGCGAGGCGCCGTTCTACACCCTCGGTCCACTCGCGACGGACATCGCACCTGGGTACGACCACATCACCTCCGCCATCGGCGCGGCGCAGATCGGCTGGCTGGGCACCGCGATGCTCTGCTACGTCACGCCGAAGGAGCACCTGGGCCTGCCCAACCGCGACGACGTGAAGGTCGGCGTGATCACCTACAAGATCGCCGCGCACGCCGCCGACCTCGCCAAGGGCCACCCACGCGCCCAGGAACGCGACGACGCGCTGTCCAAGGCGCGCTTCGAGTTCCGCTGGCAGGACCAGTTCAACCTCTCGCTCGACCCGGACACCGCGCGCTCGTTCCACGACGAGACGCTGCCCGCGGAACCGGCCAAGACGGCGCACTTCTGCTCGATGTGCGGCCCGAAGTTCTGCTCGATGAAGATCACCCAGGACGTGCGCAAGTACGCCGAGGAGCACGGTCTGTCCTCTGTGGAGGCCATCGAGGCGGGCATGGCGGAGATGTCGAACGAGTTCGTCGACCACGGCAAGCAGGTGTACCTGCCGGTGGTGGACACCAAGTGA
- a CDS encoding phosphatidylserine decarboxylase: MSAPSQPPSDALKHAVELTKSIIPPVHPGGRPFVFGALVATLLIRRRSRRVGVLSGVFTAWLAWFFREPKRVTPQRPGIAVAPADGTVSHVIEAVPPAELELGDDPMLRISVFLSVFDVHVQRSPATGQVVRAIHKDGEFLSADLDAASEVNERNSLHIHTVDGHDLAVVQIAGLVARRIICQVADGDKVNAGTTYGLIRFGSRVDLYVPTGSRVLVEAGQRTIGGETVLAELPAAER; the protein is encoded by the coding sequence ATGTCCGCCCCGTCGCAGCCCCCGTCCGATGCCCTCAAGCACGCGGTCGAGCTGACCAAAAGCATCATCCCGCCGGTCCACCCGGGCGGTCGGCCGTTTGTCTTCGGCGCTCTTGTGGCGACGCTGCTGATTCGGCGTCGTTCGCGTCGGGTCGGTGTGCTCAGTGGTGTGTTCACCGCTTGGCTGGCGTGGTTCTTCCGTGAGCCGAAGCGGGTCACGCCGCAGCGGCCGGGGATCGCGGTGGCGCCCGCCGACGGCACCGTCTCCCACGTCATCGAGGCCGTCCCGCCCGCCGAGCTCGAGCTGGGCGACGACCCGATGCTGCGGATCAGCGTGTTCCTCTCGGTGTTCGACGTGCACGTCCAGCGCTCCCCCGCGACCGGCCAGGTCGTCCGGGCGATCCACAAGGACGGCGAGTTCCTCTCCGCCGACCTGGACGCCGCCAGCGAGGTCAACGAGCGCAACAGCCTGCACATCCACACCGTCGACGGTCACGACCTGGCCGTCGTGCAGATCGCCGGTCTGGTCGCGCGGCGGATCATCTGCCAGGTGGCCGACGGTGACAAGGTCAACGCCGGCACGACGTACGGCCTCATCCGCTTCGGCTCCCGCGTGGACCTCTACGTGCCCACGGGCAGCCGGGTGCTCGTCGAGGCCGGGCAGCGCACCATCGGCGGCGAGACCGTGTTGGCCGAGCTGCCCGCCGCGGAGCGCTGA
- the pssA gene encoding CDP-diacylglycerol--serine O-phosphatidyltransferase, producing the protein MAPASPGVRLLPNAITVLAMCAGLSAVHFAMRGQWAAVIAAIGVAAILDSLDGRIARLLDATSKMGAELDSLADAISFGVAPALVIYVWKFPDNRLGWGIALIFAVCMILRLARFNTLLDDTEQPPYAKEFFVGVPAPAGGLLALLPMMLTIEYGVRDVWWQSKPFIALWTVAVAVLLISRIPTLSVKSVKVSPRAVAPMLVGVGLLAAAVITYPMIALAIALILYLAHIPFAVRRKHWLANHPEAWDVPSKERRAIKREHGTQRRIGLRPPPLHRVAGAAKRAVRLPSRNGGQQAAAPPAPEPSVAGPVRRRSWRRTGLRREQSR; encoded by the coding sequence ATGGCGCCTGCGTCTCCCGGAGTGCGCCTGCTGCCCAACGCGATAACCGTCCTGGCGATGTGTGCCGGCCTTTCGGCCGTGCACTTCGCCATGCGCGGCCAGTGGGCCGCGGTGATCGCGGCCATCGGTGTCGCGGCCATTCTGGACAGCCTCGACGGTCGCATCGCCCGACTGCTCGACGCGACCAGCAAGATGGGCGCCGAGCTGGACTCGCTGGCCGACGCCATCTCGTTCGGGGTCGCGCCCGCCCTGGTGATCTACGTCTGGAAATTCCCGGACAACCGCCTGGGCTGGGGCATCGCCCTGATCTTCGCGGTCTGCATGATCCTGCGCCTGGCCCGGTTCAACACACTCCTCGACGACACCGAGCAGCCGCCGTACGCCAAGGAGTTCTTCGTCGGCGTCCCGGCGCCCGCGGGCGGTCTGCTCGCGCTGCTGCCGATGATGCTGACCATCGAGTACGGCGTCCGGGACGTGTGGTGGCAGTCCAAGCCGTTCATCGCGCTGTGGACCGTGGCCGTCGCCGTGCTGCTGATCAGCCGCATCCCGACGCTGTCGGTGAAGTCGGTCAAGGTCTCCCCGCGCGCGGTGGCGCCGATGCTGGTGGGTGTGGGTCTGCTCGCCGCCGCGGTGATCACGTACCCGATGATCGCGCTGGCCATCGCCCTGATCCTCTACCTGGCCCACATCCCGTTCGCGGTGCGGCGCAAGCACTGGCTGGCCAACCACCCCGAGGCGTGGGATGTGCCGTCGAAGGAACGTCGGGCGATCAAGCGCGAGCACGGCACGCAGCGCCGGATCGGGCTGCGGCCGCCGCCGCTGCACCGGGTCGCCGGCGCGGCCAAGCGCGCGGTCCGACTCCCCAGCCGCAACGGCGGGCAGCAGGCGGCTGCGCCACCGGCGCCCGAGCCGAGCGTGGCGGGCCCGGTCCGCAGGCGCAGCTGGCGGCGCACGGGTCTGCGGCGCGAGCAGTCCCGCTGA
- a CDS encoding AAA family ATPase — MGSQITLTARLSPSALDTRRGVVRLHREVLDALGVRHWDAVQLTGARVSSALAAEGDPAGPTGVILLDDVTMSNLGVTEGAEVVVAKVDVAPARSVTVAGSRLATTSLTPETVRLALVGKVLTAGDAVSLLPQDLSPPPGTDVSAVRGKLSRAIGMTWTNELLTITATEPPGAVTVHPSTVVGWRDGPRTGERAPAPVATAPVRPAPPVPAEPPTPIADLVGAQDAARALAEWFELAFTRPELLAKLGAAPRLGALVTGPEGVGKSTVVRSVAHSVDAAVVELSGPTAAVLEAKSTAALVDSAIAEIRAHSDAGKPSVLLITDIDVLLPATTPPPVATVVLDSLRAAIAIPRVALVATTAHPEAIDPRVRGVELIDRELRLTLPDGKTRTELLRMLFRDVPVVSDVDYAAIAERTPGFVAADLIALRREAAIRAALRHKDAEEPRIESADILGALDTVRPTSMSTSDTLRTGNVALEDVGDMVETKQALTEAVLWPLRYPDSFARLGVAPPRGVLLYGPPGGGKTFLVRALAGSGQLNVLSVKGAELMDKWVGESERAVRELFRRAAEAAPALIFLDEIDALAPRRGQSSDSGVSDRVVAALLTELDGVEPLRDVVVVGATNRPELVDPALLRPGRLERLIYVPPPDAEARAAILKATARNIPLAPDVDLVEFAKQLEGYSAADCAAVLREAALTAMRESLDAAEVTAAHLEQAREKVRPSLDPAQLATLEAYAESRKA; from the coding sequence GTGGGATCACAGATCACGCTGACCGCCCGACTGTCCCCGTCCGCCCTGGACACCCGGCGCGGGGTGGTGCGGCTGCACCGGGAAGTGCTCGACGCCCTCGGCGTGCGGCACTGGGACGCCGTCCAGCTCACCGGCGCGCGCGTCAGTTCCGCGCTGGCCGCCGAAGGTGACCCGGCGGGGCCGACCGGGGTGATCCTCCTCGACGACGTGACCATGTCCAACCTCGGTGTCACCGAGGGCGCCGAGGTCGTCGTCGCGAAGGTCGACGTCGCCCCCGCGCGCTCGGTGACCGTGGCGGGTTCGCGCCTGGCCACAACCTCGCTGACCCCGGAGACCGTCCGGTTGGCGCTGGTCGGCAAGGTCCTCACGGCGGGCGACGCGGTGTCGCTGCTGCCGCAGGACCTGTCCCCGCCGCCCGGCACGGACGTCTCGGCGGTGCGCGGCAAGCTGTCGCGGGCCATCGGCATGACGTGGACCAACGAGCTGCTCACGATCACCGCGACCGAGCCGCCCGGCGCGGTCACCGTGCATCCGTCCACTGTGGTCGGCTGGCGCGACGGCCCGCGCACGGGCGAGCGCGCCCCCGCCCCGGTCGCCACCGCCCCCGTCCGACCGGCCCCGCCTGTCCCGGCGGAACCCCCAACGCCTATCGCGGACTTGGTAGGTGCCCAGGACGCCGCCCGCGCGCTCGCGGAGTGGTTCGAGTTGGCGTTCACCCGCCCGGAGCTGCTGGCGAAACTCGGCGCAGCCCCGCGGCTCGGCGCGCTGGTCACCGGCCCAGAAGGGGTCGGGAAGTCGACCGTCGTCCGCTCGGTCGCGCACTCGGTCGACGCCGCCGTCGTCGAGCTGTCGGGGCCCACCGCCGCCGTCCTGGAGGCGAAGTCGACCGCGGCCCTGGTGGACAGCGCGATCGCGGAGATCCGCGCACACTCCGACGCGGGCAAGCCCAGCGTCCTGCTGATCACCGATATCGACGTCCTCCTGCCCGCCACCACCCCACCGCCGGTCGCGACCGTGGTGCTGGACTCGCTGCGCGCCGCCATCGCCATCCCCCGGGTCGCCCTGGTCGCGACAACCGCCCACCCCGAGGCCATCGACCCCCGGGTCCGCGGTGTCGAGCTGATCGACCGCGAGCTGCGGCTGACGCTGCCCGACGGCAAGACCCGCACCGAGCTGCTGCGCATGCTGTTCCGCGACGTCCCGGTCGTGTCCGATGTGGACTACGCGGCGATCGCCGAGCGCACCCCCGGCTTCGTCGCCGCCGACCTGATCGCCCTGCGCCGCGAGGCCGCCATCCGCGCAGCGCTGCGACACAAGGACGCCGAGGAACCGCGCATCGAGTCCGCTGACATCCTCGGCGCACTGGACACCGTCCGCCCGACCTCGATGTCCACTTCGGACACCCTGCGCACCGGCAACGTGGCGCTCGAAGATGTCGGCGACATGGTGGAGACCAAGCAGGCCCTCACCGAGGCGGTGCTGTGGCCGCTGCGCTACCCGGATTCCTTCGCCCGCCTGGGTGTCGCCCCGCCACGCGGCGTGCTGCTCTATGGGCCGCCCGGTGGCGGCAAGACGTTCCTCGTCCGCGCGCTGGCGGGAAGCGGGCAGCTCAACGTGCTGTCGGTCAAGGGCGCGGAGCTGATGGACAAGTGGGTCGGCGAGTCCGAACGCGCCGTCCGCGAGCTGTTCCGCCGCGCCGCCGAGGCCGCGCCCGCGCTGATCTTCCTCGACGAGATCGATGCCTTGGCGCCGCGTCGCGGGCAGTCGTCGGACTCGGGCGTGTCCGACCGGGTCGTCGCGGCCCTGCTGACTGAGCTCGACGGCGTGGAGCCGCTGCGCGACGTGGTGGTCGTCGGCGCGACGAACCGCCCTGAGCTGGTCGATCCCGCGCTGCTGCGCCCCGGCAGGCTGGAGCGGCTGATCTACGTGCCGCCGCCGGACGCCGAGGCCCGCGCGGCCATCCTGAAGGCGACCGCCCGCAACATCCCGCTGGCGCCGGATGTCGACCTGGTCGAGTTCGCCAAGCAGCTGGAGGGCTACTCGGCGGCCGACTGCGCCGCCGTCCTGCGGGAGGCGGCCCTCACGGCGATGCGCGAGAGCCTGGACGCGGCTGAGGTGACCGCGGCACATCTGGAGCAGGCGCGGGAGAAGGTGCGCCCCTCGCTGGACCCGGCGCAACTCGCGACTCTCGAGGCCTACGCCGAGTCCCGCAAGGCCTGA